In a genomic window of Chryseobacterium sp. G0162:
- the yddG gene encoding aromatic amino acid DMT transporter YddG, with translation MTQQTKATAIGFCAIILWSSIVGLIKEVSHSFGATVGAALIYTVASVFLLFTMKWVPLSKFPKKYLIYGGLLMVSYELCLALSIGYSTNSKQAIEVGMVNYLWPTFTMVAAILFANKKTNWLIAPGIILSMLGIVWVLGGEQGLDISQMLANIKTNPLSYGLAFIGALLWSAYCVITVRIANGVNGITLFFIMVAVALWIKYLIIGDSASIQINLSSVIYLLLAASAMGFGYAAWNIGILNGNVTVLTGASYFIPVLSSALSSVLLSTTLGLSFWQGAVMVCAGSVLCWLATRERKVKQ, from the coding sequence ATGACCCAACAAACCAAAGCCACAGCTATCGGATTTTGTGCTATTATTCTATGGTCTTCTATTGTAGGACTTATCAAAGAAGTAAGCCATTCCTTTGGAGCCACTGTGGGGGCAGCATTAATATATACGGTAGCTTCAGTGTTTTTGCTTTTTACGATGAAATGGGTTCCCTTATCAAAATTTCCAAAGAAATATTTGATATACGGAGGGTTGCTTATGGTTTCTTATGAACTTTGTTTGGCTCTTTCTATAGGATATTCTACCAATAGCAAACAGGCTATTGAGGTAGGAATGGTTAATTATCTGTGGCCCACATTTACGATGGTGGCAGCCATCCTTTTTGCCAATAAAAAAACAAACTGGCTGATTGCTCCGGGAATTATTCTGTCCATGCTGGGAATTGTCTGGGTATTGGGGGGAGAGCAGGGATTAGACATTTCTCAAATGCTGGCCAATATTAAAACTAATCCGCTAAGTTATGGATTGGCCTTTATTGGAGCTTTGCTATGGTCTGCTTATTGTGTGATTACCGTTCGTATTGCCAATGGTGTAAATGGGATAACGCTATTTTTTATAATGGTTGCCGTTGCTTTATGGATCAAATATCTTATCATTGGGGATTCAGCCAGTATACAGATCAATTTGTCTTCGGTTATATATCTTTTGCTTGCTGCATCTGCCATGGGATTTGGTTATGCAGCCTGGAATATCGGAATTCTGAATGGTAATGTTACTGTTTTAACAGGAGCGTCTTATTTTATTCCCGTTTTGTCTTCTGCATTGTCTTCAGTACTTCTTTCTACAACATTGGGACTTTCTTTCTGGCAGGGAGCTGTAATGGTTTGTGCGGGATCGGTACTCTGTTGGCTGGCAACTAGAGAACGGAAAGTCAAGCAATAG
- a CDS encoding AraC family transcriptional regulator, with translation MEDFKIEPFLHSENSLHFITTKGISDLLLTRPTQLFQPHKILFNCIHLFCEGEGTINIDFKTIDIKEKHILFASPNQICQFNGPVNYKSKVMIFTEDFLCQNSTQTQFYSETSLFNDPLNIRYFNLEDRFEEVFALFDYIKSELARPYRDVQSTILNNYLFNILLIAEEISIHSKINLDFCGDKLLVARFKSLVNKNLNGHLSLDYYCEQLNITLRTLQKAFLKVEKETPKQWLINRMILEIKRNLMYNKLNISEISYNLGFKELTNFTKFFKSKTGVTPTQFRQSIER, from the coding sequence ATGGAGGATTTTAAAATTGAACCTTTTTTGCATAGTGAAAATAGTCTTCATTTTATCACAACAAAAGGAATATCTGATCTTCTACTGACTCGACCTACTCAGCTTTTTCAACCACATAAAATACTATTTAACTGTATCCATCTTTTTTGTGAAGGTGAAGGAACAATTAATATTGATTTTAAAACAATAGATATTAAGGAGAAACACATTTTGTTTGCTTCCCCCAATCAGATTTGCCAGTTTAACGGTCCTGTTAATTATAAAAGTAAGGTCATGATTTTTACTGAAGATTTTCTTTGCCAGAACAGTACTCAAACTCAATTTTATAGTGAAACCAGTTTGTTTAATGATCCTTTGAACATAAGATATTTCAATTTAGAAGATCGGTTTGAAGAAGTATTCGCTCTATTCGATTACATAAAAAGTGAATTGGCCAGGCCATATAGGGACGTACAGAGTACTATATTAAATAACTATTTGTTTAACATACTTCTGATTGCGGAAGAGATATCCATACATTCTAAAATTAACCTGGACTTTTGTGGAGATAAACTTTTAGTTGCTAGATTTAAATCGCTTGTAAATAAAAACCTAAATGGACATTTAAGTCTTGACTATTATTGTGAACAATTGAATATAACGCTTCGAACACTTCAAAAAGCTTTTCTTAAAGTAGAGAAGGAGACACCCAAACAGTGGTTAATTAACAGGATGATATTAGAAATTAAAAGAAATCTGATGTATAATAAATTAAATATTAGTGAGATTTCTTACAATTTGGGTTTTAAGGAACTTACTAATTTTACTAAATTTTTTAAATCAAAAACAGGGGTGACTCCAACACAATTTAGGCAATCCATCGAAAGATAG
- a CDS encoding TonB-dependent receptor, producing MSIILKKRLLIALVLPTAALYYGQSTKDSLEKSKSIDEVMLVGRNLSQTAKERKTPVAVSNIKAAEIQEKLGNREFPEIMKSTPSVYVTKVGGGFGDSRINMRGFDGANIAVIINGQPVNDMQGGTVYWSNWTGLADIASSIQIQRGLGASKFVVPSVGGTINIVTKATDSEQKAMIKAEAGNDNYSRLSAMYSSGLKNKWGTTVLLSRWQGDGYINGTKGEGYSWFFSTGFKPNEKHAFNFIATGAPQVHDTRRSSATGANVATLQQFETYGRRYNPQTGMLNGSQFNLAPNFYHKPIASLNWDWNINDNLKLSTVVYGSWGRGGGGTGLNGSIVQGKNTMNFMNSNDGTINWDMIYRYNRGGSVTDYNGNTFQKSTFTAPTGSPTDYNGQYVSTLNGTTGIVRKQSINAHDWYGVIADLNYKKNNWTFNGGIDLKTYKGALYDIVTDMLGSDALFVKNTVNAPNGYYVDRTVKPEPLTKTGNTQKVSIYNEGLVKWAGVYGMVEYSSEKLSASVQGSVSEQYYKRRDYMLYTPGNQDTKWYHKTGYIVKGGANYNIDDHHNVFFNAGAISRQPLFNALFPSNQNIYNDAKNERIFSLELGYGFKSRYIDVNINAYRTQWDDRFISRTFNAGAADVAKFSQLKLGNAYFYNALNVGQLHQGVELEAKARPFANLRLRGMVSFGNWKYKGNANFNILDVQSNQEVAGATGMINIKDLKVGDAAQTTASLGVDYNITKAFSIDANWEYYDKLYAQFNPINFLTEADRERGIVKLPSYNLFDVGASYKFEIGQKKSLTLRANVYNLFNKYYISELSSNIHATDKIATGPGAGKTYQEAGRVYQGVADANTGFLGFGRTWSVAATFRF from the coding sequence ATGAGCATTATTTTAAAAAAGCGACTTCTTATAGCGCTTGTATTACCAACGGCCGCCTTGTATTACGGGCAGAGTACGAAGGATTCTTTAGAAAAATCTAAATCTATTGATGAGGTGATGTTGGTAGGTAGAAACCTTTCCCAAACAGCCAAAGAGAGAAAAACACCTGTTGCAGTTTCCAACATTAAGGCTGCTGAAATTCAGGAAAAACTGGGAAACAGAGAATTCCCTGAAATTATGAAGTCTACCCCTTCGGTATACGTTACCAAAGTAGGTGGTGGATTCGGAGACAGCAGAATTAACATGAGAGGTTTTGATGGTGCCAATATTGCGGTAATTATCAACGGACAGCCTGTTAATGACATGCAAGGAGGTACTGTCTACTGGTCTAACTGGACTGGACTAGCAGATATTGCAAGCTCTATTCAGATTCAGAGAGGCTTAGGAGCTTCTAAATTTGTAGTACCATCTGTAGGGGGAACGATCAATATTGTTACCAAAGCTACTGATTCTGAGCAAAAAGCAATGATTAAAGCGGAAGCTGGTAACGACAACTACTCCAGACTTTCAGCAATGTATTCTTCCGGCTTGAAAAACAAATGGGGAACCACAGTATTGCTTTCCCGTTGGCAAGGTGATGGTTACATCAACGGAACTAAAGGTGAAGGTTATTCATGGTTTTTCTCAACAGGGTTTAAACCGAATGAAAAACATGCGTTCAATTTTATTGCAACCGGTGCACCACAGGTACACGACACAAGAAGATCTTCTGCAACCGGAGCTAATGTAGCAACCCTACAGCAGTTCGAAACTTACGGAAGAAGATACAATCCGCAAACAGGAATGCTGAATGGATCTCAATTCAATTTAGCACCTAACTTCTACCACAAACCAATTGCTTCATTGAACTGGGATTGGAATATTAATGACAACCTGAAATTATCCACAGTGGTTTATGGCTCTTGGGGACGCGGTGGTGGAGGTACCGGACTTAACGGTTCTATTGTACAAGGTAAAAATACCATGAACTTCATGAATAGTAATGACGGTACCATCAATTGGGATATGATTTACCGTTATAACAGAGGAGGTTCTGTTACAGATTATAATGGAAATACCTTCCAGAAATCTACTTTTACAGCTCCTACAGGTTCTCCTACTGATTACAACGGACAATATGTAAGTACTTTAAACGGAACTACCGGTATCGTTAGAAAACAAAGTATTAATGCTCATGACTGGTACGGAGTAATTGCAGATCTTAATTACAAAAAAAATAACTGGACTTTTAACGGAGGGATCGATCTTAAAACTTACAAAGGAGCTCTTTATGATATTGTTACTGATATGCTAGGATCAGATGCTTTATTTGTAAAAAATACAGTGAACGCTCCCAATGGTTATTATGTAGACCGTACAGTAAAGCCGGAACCTCTTACCAAAACAGGTAATACTCAGAAAGTATCTATCTACAACGAAGGGCTGGTAAAATGGGCCGGTGTATATGGAATGGTTGAATATAGTTCTGAAAAACTAAGTGCATCTGTTCAGGGGTCAGTTTCTGAGCAGTATTATAAGAGAAGAGACTATATGCTTTATACTCCTGGAAATCAAGATACCAAATGGTATCACAAAACAGGTTATATTGTAAAAGGAGGGGCTAACTACAATATTGATGATCATCATAATGTATTTTTTAATGCAGGAGCTATTTCAAGACAGCCTTTATTCAATGCCCTGTTCCCTTCTAACCAGAACATCTACAACGATGCGAAGAATGAAAGAATCTTCTCTTTAGAACTAGGATATGGCTTCAAATCCCGTTATATCGATGTTAATATCAATGCGTACAGAACGCAATGGGATGACAGGTTCATTTCAAGAACATTTAACGCAGGAGCTGCAGATGTTGCTAAGTTCTCTCAATTAAAGCTTGGAAATGCTTATTTCTACAATGCACTGAATGTTGGACAACTTCACCAGGGTGTTGAATTGGAAGCGAAAGCAAGACCTTTTGCTAACCTTAGATTGAGAGGAATGGTTTCATTCGGAAACTGGAAGTACAAAGGAAACGCCAATTTCAATATTCTTGATGTTCAAAGCAACCAGGAAGTTGCCGGAGCAACAGGGATGATCAATATCAAAGATCTAAAAGTTGGAGATGCTGCACAAACTACAGCAAGTTTAGGTGTTGATTATAACATTACCAAAGCATTCAGTATTGATGCTAACTGGGAATATTATGACAAATTATATGCTCAGTTCAACCCTATTAACTTCCTTACAGAAGCCGACAGAGAAAGAGGAATTGTAAAATTACCTAGCTACAATCTGTTTGATGTAGGAGCAAGCTACAAATTCGAAATCGGTCAGAAAAAATCTTTAACCTTAAGAGCGAATGTTTATAACTTATTCAACAAATATTATATTTCTGAGCTAAGTTCTAATATTCATGCTACTGATAAAATTGCTACAGGCCCGGGTGCTGGAAAGACATACCAGGAAGCAGGTAGAGTGTATCAGGGTGTTGCAGATGCCAATACAGGTTTCTTAGGATTCGGAAGAACGTGGTCTGTGGCTGCGACTTTCAGATTCTAA
- a CDS encoding polymorphic toxin-type HINT domain-containing protein yields the protein MDELEYITLNALMMCDQGAAPDFFKPTFNTKVKIHGCLVATNQDATPLVNIPSFKVCKISGGPCTPATVPMTWQDTWQVKINGIRSLIGKSTCQCPVGGKVEFMTSGQVPLPEDAAQEVKDMQDQAQRELDDSGNGNSVGEAGFMEGMIPVWGSGRDLINDIQTGDVGGSLMNAGFLIWDVASIAVGVVSFGTGTVAMQGAKAGLKGAIKAGAKAISKEALQQMGKAAMKKLSKEALKKSVDDVAKKLLKTCVFACFPAGTPVHTEHGIKNIEDIRIGDQVWAYDEDTDTVALQPVIDLIINESDHTISIYTEAEVIETTATHPFYTEEGWKDASELEVGEKILTKNDEKVTIEKTEYSYEPKKVYNFTVAHFHTYFVGLLALLVHNSGRCLSQMILESQKWFQNIMRGNSFNNVMNAFTEELATNAGKIFRSELFVSLKNGKKGFVDSYIKGIGIIERKATDLSKVATPTAKNYINDAAKYAGSKSDEFGKLGEKIYLQVENMSGVSKEVLDYAKKRGVTIIDDISQIKGL from the coding sequence ATGGATGAGTTAGAATACATAACCCTCAATGCCCTGATGATGTGTGACCAGGGAGCAGCTCCGGATTTCTTCAAACCTACGTTCAATACAAAGGTGAAGATTCATGGCTGTCTTGTAGCAACGAATCAAGATGCTACTCCTTTGGTTAACATACCTTCCTTCAAGGTATGTAAGATTAGTGGTGGCCCCTGTACCCCTGCCACAGTTCCTATGACCTGGCAGGATACCTGGCAGGTGAAAATTAACGGAATCCGGTCTTTGATAGGAAAAAGTACATGTCAATGTCCTGTTGGGGGAAAGGTAGAGTTTATGACCAGCGGACAGGTTCCCCTTCCGGAAGATGCTGCCCAGGAGGTAAAAGATATGCAGGATCAGGCACAGCGTGAACTTGATGACAGTGGAAATGGTAATAGTGTAGGGGAAGCAGGTTTTATGGAAGGAATGATTCCTGTGTGGGGAAGCGGTCGTGACCTTATCAATGATATACAAACCGGAGATGTAGGCGGCAGCCTTATGAATGCCGGATTTTTAATATGGGATGTAGCCTCTATTGCGGTAGGTGTGGTTTCTTTTGGAACCGGAACGGTAGCTATGCAAGGAGCAAAAGCAGGATTGAAAGGCGCTATAAAAGCCGGTGCAAAAGCCATATCTAAAGAAGCGCTTCAGCAGATGGGAAAAGCAGCGATGAAAAAGCTTAGCAAAGAAGCTTTGAAGAAAAGTGTAGATGATGTAGCCAAAAAATTGCTTAAGACCTGTGTTTTTGCCTGTTTTCCGGCTGGAACACCCGTGCATACTGAACACGGAATTAAAAATATTGAAGATATCCGAATCGGAGATCAGGTGTGGGCTTATGATGAAGATACAGATACTGTAGCTCTTCAGCCGGTTATTGATCTTATCATTAATGAAAGTGACCATACCATTAGTATTTATACGGAAGCTGAAGTGATTGAAACAACGGCTACCCATCCTTTCTATACTGAAGAAGGCTGGAAAGATGCCTCAGAATTAGAAGTAGGCGAAAAAATTCTAACCAAAAATGATGAGAAAGTTACCATTGAAAAAACAGAATATAGCTATGAACCTAAAAAAGTTTATAACTTTACGGTAGCCCATTTTCATACCTATTTTGTAGGCCTCTTAGCTTTACTGGTTCATAATTCTGGTAGATGTTTGTCTCAAATGATTTTGGAATCTCAGAAATGGTTTCAGAATATTATGAGGGGAAATAGTTTTAATAATGTAATGAATGCTTTTACAGAAGAATTAGCAACAAATGCAGGTAAAATATTTAGATCAGAACTATTTGTTTCTCTAAAAAATGGGAAGAAAGGCTTCGTTGATAGTTACATTAAAGGTATAGGTATTATTGAACGTAAAGCTACCGACTTAAGTAAAGTAGCTACACCAACTGCAAAAAACTATATTAATGATGCAGCAAAATATGCAGGTTCAAAATCAGACGAATTTGGAAAGCTAGGAGAAAAAATTTATCTTCAAGTTGAAAATATGAGTGGGGTTTCAAAAGAAGTTTTGGATTACGCAAAAAAAAGGGGTGTAACAATTATAGATGATATATCACAGATTAAAGGATTATAA
- a CDS encoding type VI secretion system Vgr family protein, whose product MFQEKNNLPKPEIDSDKTGFVNKIQDNKKIKEVKKVASKVNNAVNVVNTGKQFLNQPLLPNEPAIIKEKLWAKQPTSKIFNADSIPESAIAGINRVVKLDIHVEGKPIKYFKHFKLTQSATKHHEFELILAHDTLGSAENHNLEEVQNFLGKRITVVFKYKDVEGGAERNFVGVITEVGFSQEKGSLGNLVLSGFSPTILLDAAPHIQSFGGAQPISLNSIANEVIKEGLGQGKFDFRVDARHGNVSYSSQYEETHYNYLARIAEAYGEQFFYDGEVLHFGQLPPQEKPVMLTYGSNLTDVKIKMKAQHVNPSFYGYNSSKNEKFKGGSSKITHTSDIAKRAYEISEKTFQTPSLRVAPIKASSFMDIDASQKGTAGSNASQVFITSGNTTVPFLYPGCIADIQMRKTDTNNTSYFTKLMLIEVTHEVDARGYYDGSFQAIASDTGFIPRPEFTVPVAEPQFGKVISNTDPENQGRVQVQLDWQSGQDTTEFIRVMSPDAGSSEKVGKNRGFMSIPEVGDQVIVNFVHLHPDRPFVMGGMYHGGIGAGGGSGNNIMSFSGRSGAELKYDNGAGSMNLKDQGGANMNFDGTGNATTNANSNHTVNAGSTNVINVGGKKDAPPQSLLKMDAGGNITLDGKTSITLQVGDNSITISEAGITASAGKGMIDITALTGALGLSSKGGPMDISTDSPLTITGGPSAVMSSGDTNIM is encoded by the coding sequence ATGTTTCAGGAAAAGAATAATCTTCCCAAACCGGAAATAGATTCGGACAAGACAGGTTTTGTAAACAAAATCCAAGACAATAAGAAAATTAAAGAAGTAAAGAAAGTTGCTTCAAAAGTAAATAATGCAGTCAATGTGGTGAATACAGGAAAACAGTTTCTGAATCAGCCTTTGTTACCAAACGAACCTGCTATTATCAAAGAAAAGCTTTGGGCAAAACAGCCTACTTCCAAAATATTCAACGCAGACAGTATTCCGGAGAGTGCGATAGCAGGAATCAATCGTGTTGTAAAGCTTGATATCCATGTGGAAGGTAAGCCTATAAAATATTTTAAACATTTTAAACTTACGCAAAGCGCTACTAAACATCATGAATTTGAACTTATTCTAGCCCATGATACGTTAGGAAGTGCAGAAAACCATAATCTTGAAGAAGTACAGAATTTTCTTGGAAAGAGGATTACTGTTGTTTTCAAATATAAAGATGTGGAAGGAGGTGCGGAAAGAAATTTTGTAGGAGTTATCACAGAAGTCGGATTCAGTCAGGAAAAAGGAAGTCTGGGTAATCTTGTGTTGTCAGGCTTCAGCCCAACAATCTTACTAGATGCGGCACCTCATATTCAAAGTTTTGGAGGAGCACAGCCTATCAGTTTGAACAGTATTGCCAATGAAGTGATTAAAGAAGGATTGGGACAGGGAAAATTTGATTTTAGAGTAGATGCCCGTCATGGGAATGTCTCTTACAGTTCTCAATACGAAGAAACCCATTATAACTATCTGGCAAGAATTGCTGAAGCTTATGGGGAACAATTTTTCTACGATGGGGAAGTCTTACACTTCGGACAGCTTCCACCACAGGAAAAACCTGTAATGCTGACCTATGGCAGTAATCTGACCGATGTTAAAATTAAAATGAAAGCTCAGCATGTGAATCCTTCATTCTATGGATACAACAGCAGCAAAAATGAAAAATTTAAAGGTGGAAGTTCAAAAATAACCCATACCTCAGATATTGCTAAGCGCGCGTATGAAATTTCAGAAAAGACTTTTCAAACGCCATCTTTAAGAGTAGCCCCCATCAAAGCTTCTTCTTTTATGGATATTGATGCTTCTCAAAAAGGAACAGCAGGAAGCAATGCTTCACAGGTTTTTATCACTTCCGGAAATACAACGGTCCCGTTTCTTTATCCGGGCTGTATTGCGGATATTCAAATGCGTAAAACAGATACCAACAATACTTCCTATTTTACAAAGTTAATGCTCATAGAGGTTACTCATGAGGTAGATGCCCGTGGGTATTATGACGGATCTTTCCAGGCCATAGCTTCTGACACCGGATTTATTCCAAGACCGGAATTTACTGTTCCTGTGGCAGAACCTCAGTTTGGAAAGGTAATTTCCAATACCGATCCTGAAAATCAAGGCCGCGTACAGGTTCAGCTTGACTGGCAGAGTGGGCAAGACACTACGGAATTTATCCGTGTAATGTCTCCTGACGCCGGAAGCAGTGAAAAGGTTGGCAAAAACAGAGGATTTATGTCTATTCCTGAAGTGGGAGATCAGGTGATTGTTAATTTTGTACATCTTCATCCGGACCGTCCTTTTGTAATGGGCGGAATGTATCATGGCGGAATTGGAGCTGGTGGTGGTTCAGGAAATAATATCATGAGTTTCAGCGGCAGAAGTGGTGCAGAATTAAAATATGACAATGGTGCAGGATCTATGAATCTTAAAGATCAGGGTGGTGCCAATATGAATTTTGACGGAACCGGAAATGCAACCACCAATGCCAATAGCAACCATACTGTGAATGCAGGAAGTACTAACGTAATCAATGTAGGAGGTAAGAAAGATGCTCCACCACAATCCTTGTTAAAAATGGATGCCGGCGGAAATATCACTCTTGACGGAAAAACAAGTATTACATTACAGGTAGGAGATAATTCTATTACGATATCCGAAGCAGGAATTACGGCGTCAGCAGGAAAAGGAATGATTGATATCACCGCGCTTACAGGAGCATTAGGATTGTCAAGCAAAGGTGGTCCAATGGATATTAGTACAGATTCACCACTTACGATTACAGGAGGACCAAGTGCTGTAATGTCTTCAGGAGATACCAATATTATGTAA
- a CDS encoding MarR family transcriptional regulator: MNVINEAGILAISTRLHRLSEQLRKDGALIYKAFGIDFELKWFPVIYTIYQRELASVVEIANEIGYTHPSTITLLKELEKLKLLEWKKDKNDERKRLFLLTPKGNELVEKMKPVWELVTIVLGEIADNENNLLKAIDEAEEKIASQSFYQRALQLKNSNKA; the protein is encoded by the coding sequence ATGAATGTTATCAACGAAGCAGGAATCCTTGCCATATCCACCAGGCTCCACCGCCTCAGTGAGCAGCTGAGAAAGGATGGTGCCTTGATCTATAAAGCTTTTGGAATTGATTTTGAACTTAAATGGTTTCCTGTAATTTACACTATTTATCAAAGAGAATTAGCCAGTGTTGTTGAAATTGCTAATGAAATTGGTTATACCCATCCCTCTACTATTACTTTACTCAAAGAACTTGAAAAGCTCAAACTTTTAGAATGGAAAAAAGATAAAAACGATGAACGTAAAAGGTTATTTCTATTAACTCCTAAAGGAAATGAGTTAGTTGAAAAAATGAAACCAGTATGGGAACTGGTTACGATCGTATTGGGTGAAATTGCAGATAATGAAAATAATCTCCTAAAAGCCATTGATGAAGCTGAAGAAAAAATTGCCAGTCAATCTTTTTATCAGAGAGCTTTACAGCTTAAGAATTCAAATAAAGCTTAA
- a CDS encoding GNAT family N-acetyltransferase has protein sequence MKLYIQPIGNAYSEQAIDLILNIQQKEFNVPLTIHDQPDLFEIESFYTEAGGNFWGAFIDGELVGTIALVKFDERAGAIRKMFVKKEFRGKELNIAQELLEVLISFCDENGIDDLYLGTITVLKAAQRFYERNNFVKIKKENLPEYFPLMSADDIFYHLHID, from the coding sequence ATGAAATTATACATTCAGCCTATAGGAAATGCTTACTCAGAACAGGCTATTGACCTGATTTTGAATATTCAGCAAAAAGAATTTAATGTTCCGCTTACGATCCATGACCAGCCGGATCTTTTTGAGATAGAAAGTTTTTATACTGAAGCCGGAGGAAACTTTTGGGGTGCTTTTATAGATGGAGAGCTTGTGGGAACCATTGCTTTGGTCAAATTTGACGAAAGAGCAGGAGCCATCAGAAAAATGTTTGTAAAAAAAGAATTCCGGGGAAAAGAGCTGAATATTGCACAGGAATTATTAGAAGTTTTAATTTCTTTCTGTGATGAAAATGGAATAGATGATTTATATTTGGGAACCATAACGGTATTAAAAGCAGCTCAGCGTTTTTATGAAAGAAATAATTTTGTGAAGATCAAAAAAGAAAACCTTCCGGAATATTTTCCGTTAATGAGTGCTGACGATATCTTTTATCACTTACATATTGACTGA
- a CDS encoding efflux transporter outer membrane subunit — protein MKSLINIIKGITFSAIMLGAITSCMARKEYERPKNVVDEKLFRTDMLPSDSATVANVSWKEIFTDPLLQGHISKALDNNLDIRIALQSITSAEAYLKQSKAAYAPTLSVGPNYTFQTQSINTQFGQIIGERRYVNQFDITASLGWEADIWGKMKAQEKAQLAAYLGTVAAHKAVKSSLVSSIASAYYQLLTFDAQKKIITETIAIREKNLETTKALKASGTLTEVAVQQSEALVFNAKSLLIDIDTQIQLLENTMSLLMGEPSHTIERSTLEGQNLPIDLKLGYPAQLLANRPDVMRAEYNLMNAFELTNAAKAQFYPTLKLTGTGGLQSVDIDHLFNVNSLFANVVAGLAQPILNKRTIKTNYDVSLANQETAYLNFRKTVLTAGKEVSDAIRVFSVQDSFIELKQKELDAYKKSVDYSQELVNYGMANYLEVLNASVNSLNAELNISNARYNKMKAAVELYQALGGGWK, from the coding sequence ATGAAAAGTTTAATAAACATCATAAAAGGAATAACTTTCTCAGCGATTATGCTGGGAGCCATCACGTCCTGTATGGCCAGGAAGGAATACGAAAGGCCGAAGAACGTTGTTGACGAAAAGCTTTTCCGTACAGATATGCTTCCTTCAGACAGTGCTACCGTTGCCAATGTTTCCTGGAAGGAAATCTTTACAGATCCCCTGCTTCAGGGACATATTTCAAAAGCTCTAGATAATAATCTGGATATCAGGATTGCTTTACAAAGTATCACTTCTGCAGAAGCTTACCTTAAACAAAGTAAGGCAGCCTATGCTCCAACTCTTTCGGTAGGACCCAATTATACTTTCCAGACACAGTCTATCAATACTCAGTTTGGACAGATCATTGGAGAAAGACGATATGTCAATCAATTTGACATTACAGCAAGTCTCGGTTGGGAAGCTGATATATGGGGAAAAATGAAAGCACAGGAAAAAGCACAATTAGCGGCTTATTTAGGAACTGTTGCTGCTCATAAAGCAGTAAAAAGCAGTCTTGTTTCTTCCATTGCTTCTGCATATTATCAGTTGCTGACATTTGATGCTCAGAAGAAGATCATCACAGAAACGATTGCAATTCGTGAGAAGAATCTGGAAACGACAAAGGCATTGAAAGCTTCCGGAACTCTTACAGAGGTAGCGGTGCAACAGAGTGAAGCCCTTGTTTTCAATGCAAAATCTTTATTGATTGATATTGATACACAGATTCAACTGCTGGAAAACACCATGAGCCTTTTAATGGGAGAACCGTCACACACTATTGAAAGATCTACTTTGGAAGGCCAGAATCTTCCAATCGATTTGAAATTGGGATACCCAGCTCAATTGTTAGCTAACCGTCCGGATGTCATGAGAGCAGAATACAACTTAATGAATGCATTTGAATTGACCAATGCTGCAAAAGCTCAGTTCTATCCAACATTGAAGCTTACAGGAACAGGAGGACTTCAGTCTGTAGACATTGACCACCTATTTAATGTAAACTCATTATTTGCGAATGTGGTGGCTGGATTGGCACAACCTATTCTGAATAAAAGAACGATCAAGACGAACTATGATGTGAGTCTTGCTAACCAGGAAACAGCTTATTTGAACTTCAGAAAAACAGTTCTTACTGCTGGAAAAGAAGTTTCCGATGCTATCAGGGTGTTCTCTGTTCAGGATTCATTTATTGAGTTAAAACAAAAAGAATTGGATGCCTACAAAAAATCAGTAGACTATTCTCAGGAATTGGTCAATTATGGGATGGCCAATTATCTTGAAGTTTTAAATGCCAGTGTAAACTCATTGAATGCAGAACTTAATATTTCCAATGCAAGATATAATAAAATGAAGGCTGCCGTAGAGCTGTATCAGGCTCTTGGTGGAGGCTGGAAATAA